The following are encoded in a window of Fibrobacter sp. UWR4 genomic DNA:
- a CDS encoding glycoside hydrolase family 9 protein — protein MMKLIKTALFLGMTIVTAATAADDFPNIDRTDKVSERRYLDSLNVYNRRPIRVNQSGFRPQDHKYAYVADPSVKTFKVIDANTGKQVDAGNTNLTLLDANAPKPNIWVNGSFNSLDVLYEFGKNDSLTTATEALYKADFTGLTTMGEYYIVVGNDTSATFYVHPSIFNAILENSLKFFGIQRCGNTKSHMHAACHLKDGSAIGHDLTGGWHDCGDHFKPSETIGYTAYALATTYLVYKDKAEDRYGNSYADTTITDGIPDILYEAKVGADYIFKLYKASKADGLIAKNDMYHTVGSELDHQFWDVPEKQDAQAYTKGGPDRDVTAEVGTYSGAFAAALAYFAAGWEPYDPVYADSLLEAARDIYTNVTFPHTTAGQYGLTKSTIPSDLYPGGSNPSNMNDDAAAAALALWYATKDTIYQYDLYKNTKIHDNPDNYRFNNEPNDAGPYFRGGYLGQISGFYPGGWMTDYENVHAYVLFSFVKLILENKEVALSYNVGELERDTLLQRATNSLRRLTDDGSQGSNKIYENRFGSVKAVPPYNLVWTSSDWGFNRYNMGAANAIFMLSEITTGAEHEAYLNLALDNIYYNLGANPWDISFIMGAGDKNQNHPHNRTANPDGYNAGGMPYEYRCPRGALMGGAAPTRTLLEDWKDYTATETCIDFSVQLLMPAQSLAATLPIDAEGPLFSNIAGTPITETSAIVSWDANEVALVTVFYNTTPSASGAKSVQQTTASKGGAVTLEGLVMGETYYFFLEGMDTKRNISTDDNHGQWYQFTMTPSTTTISGVTICQVDNRSAKIFWWSGDRMNGIVNYGTSMTALNEAQAAEGGAVLFHQATLTNLKPGTTYYFNVSSGATTDDNGGKGYSFTTDAYSTYANLDISIKPSSYQDNAVCSDWKDCKQFIINITNNDTIPFEDFELRLYLNNPNLSALCNIKQNFGGSGLAGPPISIDFGTAQPDGFGGYYLPIKANGVLEVSGRLVFQVLLHDYNPNNKTTNFGELVGSWSLRAHTSEDDPVQFNGIDLTKGPYYTGSETTFLETVNGVKEVAFTRDPYVTVYYHGRHIYGYGPDYTPENGPQVHRVVNLAFESPFVSPVSSVEKEEYQTSYIATSAVSPTGMLDDFEMNGNSRMGNTMYLSSNRKDSLLFRMDTTLGYSNNYMEFVSWHNHAANLNGSYDCACAVVRSNVEIDTITVPPEQRYLVFTVDTVRAYILGSPTEVHVKLLDSAHTPITNERITIILGSEAGLAKFYASAEATISTAEDFKVDVVNGEAVFYVKADQVLETNLTVLGPNTSKVVYASSTAHLSVADLPPWPLIETAVMVDTDCDNKPDAMNIVLFNDYTEGQTFKSIKYVYNNDTLTATNVISKDGLNMVIALDIQDTSVNTNPSGYVALVTNDKGTIRTESTFYKDGIAPTLLSVSVLERLDTATTDHVYFQFSEPIADPGIEWPVQLFAGDQITAGATPVIIEAKEYNPALNIWEYEIAFDAGGGSLVKEGMFAQLLSTSTIQDKNGNGIAALCGQPKLPITLKLIPIPMIYAFISDNDEDGLAEHVEVEFARPMDTRHIPDSISIDFGLSEEESIRIPGTDAIIAPDGMTAVINLKTPFALGNTSGKHSGTVKGIEIEGAGLVTEHLGSGASYTTSSTLAEDMVGPVITSAVMSNNNSSNLQFLLISLSEPCNNRDASLVLYRQKQDGHDTTIFESDLATANTPSRSSIMTVGYDKESPLSVNDGDYVRLQPKEMSAIIDMKGNLPSLNSPWVPISGVGKPRIKFNVKMAQHLVSSGNTQLSAQMGDKNIRYYVMNPTTKKLDLIVGGKAVPTVLDSAALSGAVWKIELNVPRGAPSSEEAAWDTLKVHYNIPIYTNLGSYVNRLAGTFKVLPNQHFSSAGKVIFFAEWANMPETGIQTESGRAAGTGAYVYKAEFDCKFIPNKNKDAATIKRFETTNSYEKTETFGIKRIK, from the coding sequence ATGATGAAACTGATTAAGACAGCACTTTTTTTAGGCATGACCATCGTCACTGCAGCAACCGCTGCAGACGATTTTCCAAACATCGACCGCACCGACAAGGTCAGCGAGCGACGCTATTTGGATTCATTGAACGTCTATAATAGGCGTCCTATTCGAGTGAATCAAAGCGGATTTAGGCCACAGGACCACAAGTACGCTTACGTGGCTGATCCCTCCGTCAAGACATTCAAGGTGATTGACGCCAACACAGGCAAGCAAGTGGATGCCGGGAACACAAACCTGACCTTGCTGGATGCAAACGCCCCAAAGCCAAACATCTGGGTAAATGGATCATTCAACTCTCTTGACGTTCTTTACGAATTCGGGAAAAATGATTCCCTCACTACAGCAACGGAAGCGCTATACAAGGCAGACTTTACCGGTCTTACCACCATGGGTGAATATTACATCGTAGTTGGTAACGACACCTCCGCCACCTTCTATGTGCATCCCTCCATCTTCAACGCCATTCTTGAAAACTCCTTGAAGTTCTTCGGCATCCAGCGCTGTGGCAATACCAAGTCCCACATGCACGCTGCTTGCCACTTGAAGGATGGTTCTGCCATAGGTCACGACTTGACCGGTGGCTGGCACGACTGTGGTGACCATTTCAAGCCTTCCGAAACCATCGGCTACACAGCCTATGCACTAGCAACCACCTACCTCGTCTATAAGGACAAGGCGGAAGACCGCTATGGCAATTCCTACGCAGATACCACCATTACGGATGGTATTCCTGATATCCTTTACGAAGCAAAGGTCGGCGCAGACTATATCTTTAAGCTTTACAAGGCATCCAAGGCAGATGGTCTCATTGCCAAGAACGATATGTACCACACGGTGGGTAGTGAACTGGACCATCAATTTTGGGACGTTCCCGAAAAGCAGGATGCCCAGGCATACACAAAGGGCGGTCCCGATCGCGATGTGACTGCTGAAGTGGGAACTTACTCTGGCGCATTTGCCGCTGCCCTGGCCTACTTCGCCGCAGGTTGGGAACCTTATGACCCCGTTTATGCAGACTCCCTTCTGGAAGCAGCAAGAGACATCTACACAAACGTCACTTTCCCCCATACCACCGCAGGACAATATGGTTTAACCAAGTCCACAATCCCCAGCGATCTCTATCCCGGTGGTAGTAACCCCTCCAACATGAATGACGATGCTGCAGCAGCCGCATTGGCATTGTGGTACGCCACCAAGGATACCATATATCAGTACGATCTTTACAAGAACACGAAAATTCATGACAATCCGGACAACTACAGATTCAACAACGAACCCAATGATGCAGGTCCGTACTTTAGAGGCGGGTACCTAGGCCAGATTAGCGGTTTCTATCCCGGCGGCTGGATGACCGACTATGAAAATGTTCATGCCTATGTGCTGTTTTCCTTCGTCAAGCTTATTCTCGAAAACAAGGAAGTGGCCCTGAGCTACAATGTAGGCGAACTGGAAAGAGATACTTTGCTCCAGCGCGCCACCAACTCACTGCGTCGTTTGACCGATGACGGGTCCCAAGGTTCCAATAAGATCTATGAAAATCGATTCGGTAGCGTCAAGGCAGTTCCTCCCTACAATCTTGTCTGGACATCCAGCGACTGGGGTTTCAACCGTTATAACATGGGTGCCGCAAACGCAATCTTCATGCTTTCTGAAATCACCACAGGCGCAGAACATGAAGCCTACCTGAACCTGGCTCTAGACAACATCTACTACAACCTGGGCGCAAACCCCTGGGATATTTCCTTCATTATGGGTGCTGGCGACAAGAACCAGAATCACCCCCATAACCGTACTGCAAACCCCGATGGTTATAATGCAGGTGGCATGCCTTACGAATACCGTTGCCCCCGAGGAGCCTTGATGGGAGGTGCAGCCCCCACTAGAACCTTGCTGGAAGACTGGAAAGATTATACCGCCACGGAAACCTGTATTGACTTCTCCGTCCAGCTCTTGATGCCGGCCCAGAGTTTGGCAGCAACACTTCCCATCGATGCCGAAGGACCTCTATTCAGTAACATCGCAGGAACCCCCATTACGGAAACTTCCGCTATCGTTAGCTGGGATGCCAATGAAGTTGCGCTGGTAACCGTATTCTACAACACCACACCTTCTGCATCCGGCGCAAAATCAGTCCAGCAGACCACAGCAAGCAAAGGCGGTGCAGTGACTCTTGAAGGCCTTGTGATGGGAGAAACCTATTACTTCTTCCTGGAAGGCATGGACACCAAACGCAATATTTCTACGGACGACAATCATGGTCAGTGGTATCAGTTTACCATGACCCCTTCCACCACCACCATTAGCGGTGTTACCATCTGCCAGGTGGACAACCGTAGTGCAAAGATTTTCTGGTGGAGTGGCGACCGTATGAACGGCATCGTAAACTACGGTACGTCCATGACCGCTCTTAATGAGGCCCAGGCGGCAGAAGGCGGCGCAGTTCTGTTCCATCAGGCAACGCTCACCAACCTGAAGCCCGGTACCACTTACTACTTCAACGTTTCTTCCGGCGCAACGACCGACGACAACGGTGGTAAGGGTTACTCCTTCACCACGGACGCCTACTCTACCTACGCCAACCTGGACATTTCCATTAAGCCCAGCTCTTACCAGGACAATGCAGTCTGTTCCGACTGGAAGGATTGTAAGCAATTTATCATCAACATTACCAACAACGATACCATTCCCTTTGAAGACTTCGAACTTCGTCTGTACCTGAACAATCCCAACCTTTCAGCATTGTGCAATATCAAACAGAACTTTGGCGGTAGCGGTCTTGCCGGGCCTCCCATCTCCATTGATTTTGGTACGGCTCAGCCCGATGGATTTGGCGGGTACTATTTACCCATCAAGGCCAATGGTGTCCTGGAAGTTTCCGGTCGTCTGGTATTCCAGGTTCTGCTCCATGACTACAACCCCAACAACAAGACAACAAACTTCGGAGAACTTGTAGGTTCCTGGTCTCTGCGAGCCCATACCAGCGAAGACGATCCTGTACAGTTCAATGGTATTGACCTGACTAAGGGTCCCTACTACACGGGATCGGAAACAACCTTCCTGGAAACCGTCAACGGAGTCAAGGAAGTTGCATTCACTCGCGACCCCTACGTTACCGTATACTATCACGGAAGACACATCTACGGTTACGGCCCCGACTATACTCCGGAAAACGGTCCTCAGGTCCACCGCGTTGTCAATCTTGCATTTGAAAGTCCCTTTGTTTCACCGGTTTCCTCCGTGGAAAAAGAAGAATACCAGACTTCCTATATTGCAACATCTGCCGTATCCCCCACCGGTATGCTGGACGACTTCGAAATGAACGGCAACTCCCGTATGGGTAACACCATGTACCTGTCCAGCAACCGCAAGGACTCCCTGTTGTTCAGAATGGATACCACTTTGGGCTATTCCAACAACTACATGGAATTTGTAAGCTGGCATAACCACGCCGCAAACCTCAACGGAAGCTACGATTGCGCCTGCGCTGTTGTTCGCAGCAACGTGGAGATCGACACCATTACCGTACCTCCAGAACAGCGTTACCTTGTCTTTACGGTAGATACGGTCAGGGCCTACATTCTGGGTTCCCCCACAGAGGTCCATGTCAAGCTTTTGGACAGCGCCCACACCCCCATTACCAACGAGCGCATTACCATCATTCTCGGTTCCGAAGCGGGTCTTGCAAAGTTCTACGCCTCTGCGGAAGCAACCATTTCCACCGCGGAAGACTTCAAGGTGGACGTGGTCAATGGCGAAGCAGTCTTTTACGTGAAGGCAGATCAGGTTCTGGAAACCAACCTGACCGTTCTAGGTCCCAACACGTCCAAGGTAGTCTATGCAAGTTCCACGGCACATCTTTCCGTGGCAGATCTTCCCCCATGGCCTCTAATTGAAACAGCAGTGATGGTGGATACGGATTGTGACAACAAACCGGATGCCATGAATATCGTCCTGTTCAACGACTATACAGAAGGACAGACCTTCAAGTCCATCAAGTACGTCTACAACAATGACACCTTGACCGCCACCAACGTTATCAGTAAGGATGGCTTGAACATGGTGATCGCCCTGGACATTCAGGACACGTCCGTCAATACCAATCCCTCCGGCTACGTAGCCCTCGTGACTAACGACAAGGGAACCATCAGGACCGAGTCCACATTCTACAAGGACGGCATCGCACCGACACTGCTTTCCGTATCTGTCCTGGAACGACTGGACACCGCAACAACAGACCATGTCTACTTCCAGTTCAGCGAGCCCATTGCCGATCCGGGAATTGAATGGCCCGTACAGCTATTCGCAGGCGATCAGATTACCGCAGGCGCCACCCCCGTGATCATTGAAGCAAAGGAATACAACCCGGCTCTGAATATTTGGGAATACGAAATCGCCTTTGATGCAGGTGGAGGATCCCTGGTAAAAGAAGGCATGTTCGCCCAGTTACTGAGCACAAGCACAATCCAGGACAAGAACGGTAACGGAATCGCTGCACTTTGCGGCCAGCCCAAGCTACCGATCACCCTGAAGCTAATTCCGATTCCCATGATCTACGCCTTCATCTCCGATAACGATGAAGACGGCCTTGCAGAACATGTGGAAGTTGAATTTGCCCGTCCTATGGACACAAGACATATACCGGATAGCATATCCATTGACTTCGGTCTCTCCGAGGAAGAATCCATCAGGATTCCTGGCACAGACGCAATAATCGCCCCGGACGGAATGACAGCTGTCATTAACTTGAAAACGCCCTTTGCCCTGGGTAACACCAGCGGCAAGCACAGCGGGACAGTCAAGGGTATAGAAATCGAAGGCGCAGGTCTCGTTACCGAGCATCTTGGTTCCGGAGCCTCCTACACCACTTCCAGCACCCTTGCTGAAGACATGGTGGGCCCGGTCATTACTTCCGCGGTCATGAGCAATAACAATTCCAGCAACCTCCAGTTCTTGCTGATTAGCTTGAGTGAACCCTGCAACAACCGGGACGCTTCCCTGGTACTTTACCGTCAAAAGCAGGATGGTCACGATACCACTATCTTCGAATCGGATCTTGCAACAGCGAATACACCGTCTAGAAGTTCTATCATGACTGTTGGCTACGATAAGGAAAGCCCGCTTTCCGTAAACGACGGAGACTACGTTCGTCTGCAGCCCAAGGAAATGAGCGCTATCATCGACATGAAGGGAAATCTCCCCTCCCTCAATAGTCCCTGGGTTCCCATTTCCGGAGTAGGAAAGCCTAGAATCAAGTTCAACGTAAAGATGGCTCAGCACCTGGTAAGCTCTGGCAACACCCAGCTTTCCGCACAGATGGGCGACAAGAATATCCGCTACTACGTAATGAACCCCACCACCAAGAAGCTAGATCTTATTGTAGGCGGCAAGGCTGTTCCCACCGTCCTCGATTCTGCAGCGTTAAGTGGTGCCGTATGGAAAATCGAGTTGAACGTACCTCGCGGAGCACCTTCTTCCGAAGAAGCCGCCTGGGACACCCTGAAGGTTCACTACAATATTCCCATCTACACGAACCTGGGTAGCTACGTAAATCGTCTTGCTGGCACCTTCAAGGTACTTCCCAACCAGCACTTCTCCTCTGCAGGCAAGGTCATATTCTTTGCAGAATGGGCCAATATGCCAGAAACCGGTATCCAGACGGAATCTGGTCGTGCCGCAGGTACAGGCGCTTACGTCTACAAGGCAGAATTTGATTGCAAGTTCATCCCCAACAAGAATAAGGATGCGGCAACAATCAAACGATTCGAAACTACCAATAGTTACGAAAAGACGGAAACCTTCGGTATCAAGAGAATCAAGTAA
- a CDS encoding ATP-binding protein, producing the protein MAECLYSDSLYLQFITLLTLFTVIAFPMLMKKKIEVKHTPSILSRFVFICAVWSICSFVGNTFFSGFMEIGSDQYIGRQIVFGIQSIAWVQLGIQAIRMGDLLALQKKTTSFDSVRIIAIIAAISLNTLLIIAPNAITSISIGGFTPFAEQPIAISFACLFLIFVSPFLIGASFLLLKQAMNSTRSSFNSTSIHMAAVFSFVVATAFFFDFIIPIFIGNRSGLTLNQYMIWHQYFTVMITIMSGQYYTSTSMKNKGASWFLSKLISKMEEGIIYFDDFGKIDFVNGGACKLLGLKAEDIRGKSIRSLFPPNLDFFREVVYNNIKMNINGEPHSFKIHFFKSRQTLTTVINIAYFTDLSKTMLLQQNLKTLNAQYVEYTHDLVRYQDRLNKEASIKAEKENVLNTLINALPFRVWYKSEKGVYQKQNQQDLDRQGSLEGIIDPPDKVSIYESTARETGEVGTYTSYEDKDGTEISLDEANKLTKDGEPVSTFDIMYIPIVQGKPPFKTLCIMVDMTKQRRLEQERNMLREQKFIHSRLEELGTMCGAFAHDYNNILGSQIGFCQLAQEMLPKDHQAYMFISEALKAAERGKTSLNELLDTIRGKASSATPAIVFAPYMIIEDVVKKISLTLPPTITVHSEELDRSLKISGIVASLDRVISNLANNAIFAMKEKGGSLTFKLDSTELKEQLVVPYVPPIPPGTYARISVADTGTGMDSGTLERIFAPFFTTKAPGEGLGLGLSSALRLLKEGNAYFTVQTTLGKGTTFNLYWPLVNENKEDSCPQS; encoded by the coding sequence ATGGCAGAGTGCTTATACTCCGATTCTCTCTACCTTCAGTTCATCACGCTTCTAACGCTATTTACCGTAATAGCGTTCCCCATGCTGATGAAAAAGAAGATCGAAGTTAAGCACACGCCCTCTATTTTATCGAGATTCGTCTTCATCTGTGCCGTATGGAGTATCTGTAGCTTTGTCGGAAACACGTTCTTTAGCGGTTTCATGGAAATCGGTTCCGATCAATATATCGGTCGTCAGATAGTTTTCGGAATTCAGTCCATTGCCTGGGTCCAGCTAGGTATCCAGGCAATCCGTATGGGAGACCTTCTCGCTCTCCAGAAAAAGACGACTTCCTTTGATAGTGTCAGGATTATTGCAATCATTGCGGCCATATCCCTGAACACACTGCTGATCATCGCCCCAAACGCCATCACAAGCATTTCCATTGGTGGTTTCACGCCCTTTGCCGAGCAGCCCATTGCCATCAGCTTTGCATGTCTGTTCCTGATATTTGTATCGCCGTTTCTCATAGGAGCAAGTTTCTTACTGTTGAAACAGGCAATGAACAGCACACGCAGTTCATTCAACAGCACCTCCATCCATATGGCCGCTGTATTTTCCTTTGTGGTTGCAACCGCATTTTTCTTTGACTTCATCATCCCTATTTTCATCGGTAACCGTTCGGGACTTACACTCAACCAGTATATGATTTGGCACCAGTACTTTACCGTCATGATCACCATTATGAGCGGACAATACTACACCTCCACCTCCATGAAGAACAAGGGGGCCTCCTGGTTCCTGAGCAAGCTGATCAGCAAGATGGAGGAAGGAATCATCTACTTTGATGATTTTGGAAAGATCGATTTCGTAAACGGGGGAGCCTGCAAGTTGCTGGGATTGAAAGCCGAAGATATCCGAGGAAAATCCATCCGAAGCTTATTCCCTCCCAACCTGGACTTTTTCCGCGAAGTGGTCTACAACAACATCAAGATGAACATCAATGGCGAACCCCACTCCTTCAAGATTCATTTCTTCAAGAGTAGGCAGACACTGACCACGGTGATCAACATCGCCTACTTTACGGACCTTTCCAAGACCATGCTGCTCCAGCAGAACCTAAAAACACTGAACGCACAGTACGTGGAGTACACCCATGATCTAGTTCGTTACCAGGACCGTCTGAATAAGGAAGCCAGCATTAAGGCCGAAAAGGAAAACGTTCTGAACACCTTGATTAACGCACTTCCCTTTAGAGTTTGGTACAAGAGCGAAAAGGGCGTGTACCAGAAGCAGAACCAGCAGGATCTGGACAGGCAGGGATCTCTGGAAGGAATCATCGATCCTCCGGACAAAGTTTCCATTTACGAGTCCACCGCCCGCGAAACCGGTGAAGTCGGGACGTACACTTCCTACGAAGACAAGGACGGCACCGAGATCTCCCTGGACGAAGCGAACAAACTAACAAAGGACGGGGAACCGGTTTCCACATTCGACATCATGTATATTCCCATTGTGCAGGGAAAGCCTCCTTTCAAGACACTCTGCATCATGGTGGACATGACAAAGCAGCGAAGGCTGGAACAGGAGCGAAATATGCTGCGCGAGCAGAAGTTCATCCATAGCCGTCTTGAAGAACTGGGCACCATGTGCGGAGCCTTCGCTCACGACTACAACAATATTCTCGGCTCCCAGATCGGATTCTGCCAGCTGGCCCAGGAAATGCTCCCCAAGGACCATCAGGCCTACATGTTCATTTCCGAAGCATTGAAGGCTGCAGAACGCGGCAAGACCTCCCTGAACGAACTGCTGGATACGATCCGTGGCAAGGCAAGTTCTGCAACACCCGCAATCGTATTTGCTCCCTACATGATTATCGAAGACGTGGTGAAGAAGATTTCCCTCACCTTGCCGCCCACCATTACAGTCCACAGTGAAGAGCTGGATCGATCCTTGAAGATTAGCGGTATCGTAGCCTCACTGGACCGTGTCATCAGCAACCTGGCAAACAACGCCATCTTTGCCATGAAGGAAAAGGGAGGAAGCCTTACCTTCAAGTTGGATTCCACCGAGCTTAAGGAACAGTTGGTGGTACCTTATGTCCCCCCGATTCCTCCAGGAACATACGCCAGGATTTCCGTCGCCGACACAGGCACCGGAATGGACTCTGGCACCCTGGAACGCATCTTTGCACCCTTTTTCACCACAAAAGCACCGGGCGAAGGCCTTGGTTTAGGCCTCTCTTCCGCATTAAGACTGCTAAAAGAGGGCAATGCCTACTTTACAGTGCAGACCACATTGGGAAAAGGAACTACATTTAATCTGTATTGGCCATTGGTAAATGAAAATAAGGAGGACTCATGTCCACAATCCTGA
- a CDS encoding response regulator transcription factor, translated as MSTILIIDDDEQFNLMLKSALEIKGYEVETASSGKSARTMYQNKKYDVVITDIIMPDGDGFEVILDLRRMNMIDRTIAVSGGGRTAADDYLVTAEHFDVAAVFNKPVDLQGLRAKVEEIIQKHA; from the coding sequence ATGTCCACAATCCTGATTATTGACGACGACGAACAGTTTAACCTGATGCTGAAATCCGCCCTTGAAATCAAGGGTTACGAAGTTGAAACCGCCAGCAGTGGAAAGTCCGCTCGTACCATGTATCAGAACAAGAAGTATGATGTAGTCATTACCGACATCATCATGCCGGATGGAGATGGCTTTGAAGTTATTTTGGACCTGCGTCGCATGAACATGATCGACCGTACCATCGCAGTGAGCGGTGGTGGCCGTACCGCTGCAGACGACTACCTGGTCACTGCAGAACACTTCGACGTAGCAGCCGTATTCAACAAGCCGGTGGACCTGCAGGGTCTCCGCGCCAAGGTTGAAGAAATTATCCAGAAGCACGCCTAA
- a CDS encoding sigma-54-dependent Fis family transcriptional regulator, whose protein sequence is MNILIADQDQKFLSDIQRSWSVGDTELLCCHEERDLLTLVKKTSLDLAFVEVPFLMQENIDMVSFLKEHHPGIEIFVLCDDRNWQGAASAITRGANSFLKKPITISQLESTAQKIQAQLHNKSNNQLMESQVLDSLLGNTPEMRKILKTVYKIAPTNSTVLITGESGSGKEFLANVVHRYSKRAGEPFVAVNCGAIPENLVESELFGSKKGAYTGSTGDKKGLFESANGGTLFLDEVGELSPATQVKLLRFLQSHEIRRVGETEPRYLDVRIIAATNRNLQERMVSGNFREDLYYRLNTFHLQLPPLRERKPALPNLIKYFILKNKESQGKDIVDLEPAALYALTKYPYPGNIRELENIIEHAIVLSENGIIRLEDLPENVQQEAKEKTMAICHTPSSKAASVDVTESAASAEPCVIEFSKPAAATTAAPAVTASTDDDILSLEEMERRHILHALSICNNNKTKVCEKLGISRATLWRKLKELKIEMEGED, encoded by the coding sequence ATGAACATTCTTATCGCTGATCAGGATCAGAAGTTCCTCAGCGACATCCAGCGCTCTTGGTCCGTCGGGGACACGGAGTTGTTGTGCTGTCATGAAGAACGGGATCTCCTAACGCTTGTCAAAAAGACCTCCCTGGACCTCGCCTTTGTCGAGGTTCCTTTCCTCATGCAGGAAAACATCGACATGGTGAGCTTTTTGAAGGAGCATCATCCGGGGATCGAAATTTTTGTTCTTTGCGATGACCGAAACTGGCAGGGTGCCGCCAGTGCCATTACCCGCGGCGCCAACAGTTTCTTAAAGAAGCCCATTACCATCTCCCAGTTGGAGAGCACCGCCCAGAAAATCCAGGCGCAACTCCACAACAAGTCCAACAACCAGCTCATGGAATCCCAGGTGCTGGACAGCCTGTTGGGCAACACTCCGGAGATGCGCAAGATTCTCAAGACCGTCTACAAGATTGCCCCCACCAACAGTACCGTACTCATTACGGGCGAATCCGGTTCCGGCAAGGAATTCCTGGCAAATGTGGTCCACCGCTACAGCAAGCGCGCAGGCGAGCCATTCGTCGCAGTGAACTGCGGGGCCATTCCGGAAAACCTGGTGGAAAGCGAATTGTTCGGTAGCAAGAAGGGCGCCTATACCGGTTCTACGGGCGACAAGAAAGGTCTTTTTGAATCCGCCAATGGCGGAACCCTTTTCCTGGACGAAGTGGGCGAACTCTCCCCCGCAACCCAGGTCAAGCTGCTGCGCTTCCTGCAGAGTCACGAGATCCGCAGAGTGGGCGAAACGGAGCCCCGTTATTTGGACGTACGCATTATTGCAGCCACCAACAGAAACCTTCAGGAACGAATGGTCAGCGGGAACTTCCGCGAGGACTTGTACTACCGCCTGAACACATTCCACCTGCAGTTGCCGCCCCTCCGTGAACGCAAGCCCGCACTTCCCAACCTGATCAAGTACTTCATTCTCAAGAATAAGGAATCCCAAGGCAAGGACATTGTGGACCTGGAACCGGCAGCGCTTTATGCCCTGACCAAGTATCCCTACCCCGGCAACATCCGCGAACTGGAAAATATTATCGAGCATGCCATCGTGCTTTCCGAAAACGGTATTATCCGCCTGGAAGACCTACCGGAGAACGTCCAGCAGGAAGCCAAGGAAAAGACCATGGCCATCTGCCACACCCCCAGTTCCAAGGCAGCCAGCGTCGATGTAACGGAATCTGCAGCGTCTGCGGAACCTTGCGTCATCGAGTTTTCCAAGCCGGCAGCAGCGACTACGGCAGCACCTGCAGTTACCGCTTCTACAGACGACGACATTCTTTCCCTGGAAGAAATGGAACGCCGTCACATTCTGCATGCCCTCAGCATCTGCAACAACAACAAGACCAAGGTCTGCGAAAAGCTGGGCATTAGCCGAGCCACTCTCTGGCGCAAGCTGAAGGAACTGAAAATCGAAATGGAAGGGGAAGACTAA
- a CDS encoding class I SAM-dependent rRNA methyltransferase, with the protein MADLKNLLQQAHEKREPLFEITNAYRVVNGAADGFPGLTLDRFGDRYQIQYFGHELLRQKSAVVAAVGEVFSPACLVVKERLSSSGKSLENAPMEVLIGSEADSTGTVFEGPAKFNIDLLDTVNPGLFLDMRAIRLEVGTRCEGKRFLNLFSYTCSFSVHARLGGAVQATNADISGKILDKGRANFALNHLDLRPGEFFKGNAVEYVHWAQKKGLKFDGIVLDPPSFARFKGTNFNVREHLMPLVSDCATLLNQGGFFMVSSNYSEFELNRFARSVRDAVGAVHPDAKTSWKKSQDIDFVASGSSKDSCLVATLVEV; encoded by the coding sequence ATGGCCGACTTAAAGAACCTCCTGCAGCAAGCCCACGAAAAGCGTGAACCTCTTTTTGAAATCACGAATGCCTATCGTGTGGTGAACGGCGCTGCTGATGGTTTTCCCGGCCTTACCTTGGACCGCTTTGGCGACCGCTACCAGATCCAGTATTTCGGCCACGAACTTCTCCGTCAGAAATCCGCTGTTGTAGCTGCCGTAGGTGAAGTTTTCTCTCCGGCTTGCCTGGTGGTGAAGGAACGTCTTTCCAGTTCCGGAAAGTCCCTGGAAAACGCGCCTATGGAAGTTCTGATCGGCAGTGAGGCGGACTCCACGGGAACAGTCTTTGAAGGACCCGCCAAATTCAATATTGACCTGCTGGATACGGTGAATCCGGGCCTGTTCCTGGATATGCGAGCCATCCGCTTGGAAGTGGGGACTCGTTGCGAAGGCAAGCGTTTCCTGAACTTGTTCAGTTACACTTGCTCCTTCTCGGTTCATGCCCGCCTGGGCGGTGCCGTACAGGCAACTAACGCAGACATTAGCGGAAAGATTCTGGACAAGGGCCGTGCGAATTTCGCATTGAACCATCTGGATTTACGCCCGGGTGAATTCTTCAAGGGAAACGCCGTGGAGTATGTCCATTGGGCCCAGAAGAAAGGCCTGAAGTTTGATGGTATCGTCCTGGATCCCCCAAGCTTCGCTCGCTTTAAGGGAACCAACTTCAACGTTCGTGAACACCTGATGCCGTTGGTTTCAGACTGTGCCACGCTCCTGAATCAGGGCGGCTTCTTTATGGTCAGTTCCAACTATAGCGAATTTGAGTTGAATCGCTTTGCACGTAGTGTCCGTGATGCCGTGGGCGCGGTTCATCCCGATGCAAAAACATCCTGGAAGAAATCCCAGGATATTGACTTTGTTGCCAGCGGAAGCTCTAAGGATTCCTGCCTGGTGGCAACCCTTGTGGAAGTCTAG